A genomic window from Geothermobacter ehrlichii includes:
- a CDS encoding radical SAM/SPASM domain-containing protein: protein MASPPLICTRPFEWFEIHPDGSVFLCCPAWLKRPAGNLLQQPVEGIWNGPVAIELRKSILNGSFHNCSARRCPHLKRASGVLRPLTALPPGPVQEALAAGESRLTYPPPRLNLCFDRACNLACPSCRSGRHRPDTAERRQVARILDLVREQLLPTAVDVTLSGFGEPFAAPGYRTLLHQIDRQACPRLERLFLHSNGQLFTPENWRALPNLHPLLAGVEISVDAATAGTYAVNRPGGDFDRLLRNLAFIAGLGVPLKLSMVVQANNFREMSDLAGLARRLGARCYFSALVNWGTFSRREYARRAVHLPGHPEHQAFLRLLDTLRALPHVDLGNLPAKLV, encoded by the coding sequence ATGGCCAGCCCCCCTCTGATCTGCACCCGTCCCTTCGAGTGGTTCGAAATCCATCCCGACGGCTCGGTCTTTCTCTGCTGTCCCGCCTGGCTGAAGCGTCCGGCCGGCAATCTGTTGCAGCAGCCGGTCGAAGGAATCTGGAACGGGCCGGTCGCCATCGAGTTGCGCAAGTCGATTCTCAACGGCAGCTTCCACAACTGCAGCGCCAGGCGTTGCCCGCATCTGAAGCGGGCCTCAGGCGTGCTGCGACCGCTGACCGCCCTCCCGCCGGGGCCGGTACAGGAGGCGCTGGCGGCAGGGGAGAGCCGGCTGACCTATCCGCCCCCCCGGCTCAATCTCTGTTTCGACCGGGCGTGCAATCTCGCCTGTCCCAGCTGCCGTTCTGGCCGACACCGCCCCGACACGGCCGAACGGCGGCAGGTGGCACGCATCCTGGATCTGGTGCGGGAGCAGCTGCTGCCGACGGCGGTGGACGTAACCCTGAGCGGATTCGGCGAGCCCTTTGCCGCCCCGGGCTACCGGACTCTGCTGCACCAGATCGACCGGCAGGCCTGTCCGCGCCTGGAGCGGCTTTTTCTGCACAGCAACGGGCAGTTGTTCACGCCTGAAAACTGGCGGGCGCTGCCGAACCTGCATCCGCTGCTGGCCGGGGTGGAGATTTCCGTCGACGCTGCGACCGCCGGGACCTACGCGGTCAACCGGCCGGGAGGCGATTTCGACCGGCTGCTGCGCAACCTGGCCTTTATTGCCGGTCTCGGCGTACCGCTGAAGCTGAGCATGGTCGTGCAGGCGAACAACTTTCGCGAGATGTCGGATCTGGCCGGGCTGGCGCGGCGGCTGGGCGCGCGCTGCTATTTCAGCGCCCTGGTCAACTGGGGCACCTTTTCCCGGCGGGAGTATGCGCGGCGGGCGGTGCACCTGCCGGGACATCCGGAGCATCAGGCGTTTCTGCGCCTGCTGGACACCCTGCGTGCCCTGCCGCACGTCGATCTGGGCAATCTGCCGGCGAAGCTGGTCTGA
- a CDS encoding rubredoxin has protein sequence MRYICTNCGYIYNPAEGDPLSDIPPGTGFDALPDTWCCPLCYLGKDAFDPLD, from the coding sequence ATGCGCTATATCTGCACCAACTGCGGCTACATCTACAACCCTGCCGAAGGCGACCCGCTGAGCGACATTCCACCCGGCACCGGCTTCGACGCCCTGCCCGACACCTGGTGCTGTCCCCTGTGCTATCTCGGCAAGGACGCCTTCGATCCGCTCGACTGA
- a CDS encoding methylenetetrahydrofolate reductase, with amino-acid sequence MGDLAIELVPRSREVLERDLATVRKHFPQVKTINIPDLLQFPLRAWEAGEIIAPQVGRVIPHLRAIDFDLQADWPFLAAIRRSGCPAVLAISGDPPQDMLHRTYRTPVTDFIARLKRELPGVKVYAGLDPYRSGVKAELDYVHAKLQAGADGFFTQPFFDLRFMEIWADLLIGLDVWWGIAPVLTEKSQAYWENKNNGFFPPDFEPTLEWNRQFTKRALHFVKARGASAYIMPIRADIKKYLDGII; translated from the coding sequence ATGGGCGACCTCGCCATTGAACTGGTTCCCCGCTCCAGGGAGGTTCTGGAGCGCGATCTGGCCACCGTACGGAAGCACTTTCCCCAGGTGAAGACCATCAACATTCCCGACCTGCTGCAGTTTCCCCTGCGCGCCTGGGAAGCCGGGGAAATCATCGCCCCGCAGGTCGGACGGGTCATCCCGCATCTGCGCGCAATCGACTTCGACCTGCAGGCCGACTGGCCGTTTCTCGCCGCCATTCGCCGCAGCGGCTGCCCGGCGGTGCTGGCCATCTCCGGCGATCCGCCGCAGGACATGCTGCACCGTACCTACCGCACGCCGGTCACCGACTTCATCGCCCGACTGAAGCGGGAACTGCCCGGAGTCAAGGTCTACGCCGGCCTCGACCCCTATCGCAGCGGCGTCAAGGCGGAACTCGACTACGTTCACGCCAAGCTGCAGGCCGGCGCCGACGGCTTCTTTACCCAGCCCTTCTTCGACCTGCGCTTCATGGAGATCTGGGCCGACCTGCTGATCGGCCTCGACGTCTGGTGGGGCATCGCTCCGGTGCTGACCGAAAAGAGCCAGGCCTACTGGGAAAACAAGAACAACGGCTTCTTTCCGCCCGACTTCGAACCGACCCTGGAATGGAACCGCCAGTTCACCAAACGCGCCCTGCACTTCGTCAAGGCGCGCGGCGCCAGCGCCTACATCATGCCGATCCGGGCGGACATCAAAAAATATCTCGACGGAATCATCTGA
- a CDS encoding VOC family protein, translating to MGFILTLAVHDLERTETFYREILGLRLHWLEPGDRFPPLLMLPQGDTAILFRQSRHLEASHPALFQNIDRHAKGVGMTLELDIPDIEATGRAIRRHRLHLLYELEDDEHDRKEFWLHDPDGYLLILSAADQENS from the coding sequence ATGGGATTCATTCTGACTCTGGCGGTCCACGACCTGGAGCGCACCGAGACCTTCTACCGCGAAATCCTCGGCCTGCGCCTGCATTGGCTCGAGCCGGGAGACCGCTTTCCGCCGCTGCTCATGCTGCCGCAGGGGGATACCGCCATCCTCTTTCGCCAAAGCCGGCATCTCGAGGCCTCCCATCCGGCCCTGTTCCAGAACATCGACCGCCACGCCAAGGGGGTGGGCATGACCCTGGAACTGGACATTCCCGACATCGAAGCGACAGGACGGGCCATCAGGCGCCACCGGCTGCACCTGCTCTACGAGCTCGAAGACGACGAACACGACCGCAAGGAATTCTGGCTGCACGACCCCGACGGCTATCTGCTGATCCTCAGTGCCGCCGACCAGGAGAACAGCTGA
- the folK gene encoding 2-amino-4-hydroxy-6-hydroxymethyldihydropteridine diphosphokinase yields the protein MATVYLGLGSNLGARLDNLRRARSALRRLPATTLVTVSGCYETEPVGGPSGQRSYYNAVVCLSTALAPRDLLERTRRIEEACGRVRTERWGPRTLDIDILLYDDLVSDDPELILPHPRLHERGFVLAPLAEMAPDVRPPGLSFTIEQLWRNLPRPGGVVRIGDW from the coding sequence ATGGCGACCGTTTATCTGGGGCTCGGGTCCAATCTCGGGGCCCGCCTCGACAATCTGCGCCGGGCCCGGTCCGCGTTGCGGCGGTTGCCGGCGACGACACTGGTGACGGTGTCCGGTTGTTACGAAACCGAGCCGGTGGGAGGACCTTCCGGGCAGCGCAGCTACTACAACGCGGTCGTCTGCCTGTCGACAGCTCTGGCGCCTCGCGATCTGCTGGAGCGGACCCGGCGGATCGAGGAAGCGTGCGGACGGGTCCGCACGGAACGCTGGGGACCGCGGACCCTCGATATCGACATCCTGCTTTACGACGATCTGGTCAGTGACGATCCCGAGCTGATCCTGCCGCATCCGCGGCTGCATGAACGCGGCTTTGTGCTGGCACCGCTGGCCGAAATGGCTCCCGATGTCCGCCCGCCGGGGCTCTCTTTTACCATCGAGCAGCTCTGGCGGAATCTTCCCCGTCCGGGTGGGGTGGTCCGGATCGGAGACTGGTGA
- a CDS encoding eL24 family ribosomal protein, with amino-acid sequence MIRLLLLAIFGFLFYVIWTALVRIVRAGRGADVESRPEKTVAGEEMVRDPVCGTYVPRSDAVQARIRGRLAFFCSTECRDAYRRQK; translated from the coding sequence ATGATTCGACTCCTGCTGCTGGCCATTTTCGGCTTTCTGTTCTATGTTATCTGGACGGCCCTGGTGCGCATCGTTCGTGCCGGCCGGGGCGCTGACGTCGAATCGCGACCGGAAAAGACGGTGGCCGGCGAGGAGATGGTCCGGGACCCGGTCTGTGGGACCTACGTGCCGCGCAGCGACGCGGTGCAGGCGCGCATCAGGGGGCGCCTCGCCTTTTTCTGCAGTACCGAATGTCGGGACGCCTACCGCCGACAGAAATGA
- the fsa gene encoding fructose-6-phosphate aldolase, whose translation MKFFIDTAEVDEIRAACELGLVDGVTTNPSLIAKSGRDFREVISEICGLVDGPVSAEVIALDAPGMLAEGRELAKIDDKIVIKVPMTEEGLKATSQFTAEGIRTNVTLIFSPLQALLAAKAGATFVSPFVGRLDDIGHEGMEGVDQIRTIYDNYGFTTEIIVASVRSPMHVLAAAMVGADIATIPFKVMQQLARHPLTDIGIEKFLADHRKSGK comes from the coding sequence ATGAAATTCTTTATCGATACCGCCGAAGTCGACGAAATCAGGGCGGCCTGTGAACTGGGGCTGGTTGACGGTGTTACCACCAACCCCTCGCTCATCGCCAAGAGCGGCCGCGATTTTCGGGAAGTGATCAGTGAAATCTGCGGTCTGGTCGACGGGCCGGTTTCGGCCGAGGTCATCGCCCTCGACGCGCCGGGCATGCTTGCCGAGGGGCGCGAACTGGCGAAGATTGACGACAAGATCGTGATCAAGGTGCCGATGACCGAAGAAGGCCTCAAGGCGACCAGCCAGTTCACCGCCGAGGGGATTCGTACCAATGTCACTCTCATCTTTTCGCCGCTGCAGGCCCTGCTGGCGGCCAAGGCGGGAGCGACCTTCGTCTCGCCTTTCGTCGGCCGACTGGACGACATCGGCCACGAGGGGATGGAGGGCGTCGACCAGATCCGTACCATCTACGACAATTACGGCTTCACCACCGAAATCATCGTCGCCTCGGTGCGCAGCCCGATGCACGTGCTGGCGGCGGCCATGGTCGGTGCCGACATCGCCACCATTCCCTTCAAGGTGATGCAGCAGCTGGCCCGGCATCCGCTGACCGACATCGGCATCGAGAAGTTTCTCGCCGATCACAGAAAGAGCGGGAAGTAG
- the sucC gene encoding ADP-forming succinate--CoA ligase subunit beta: protein MNIHEYQAKAILRNFGVPVPEGHVVYNSNSARDWARRLGDGPWAVKAQIHAGGRGKAGGVKIAKTPDEVKEIARSMFGMTLVTHQTGPEGRVVKRVLVEAGCNIADEFYVSFLVDRATSRVTMMASAEGGMDIEEVAAKTPEKIFFESIDPLTGLTGYQARKVAFKLGFAPPQVKQAVPLFQSLYKTFVEADCSLLEINPLVQTKEGNLLCLDAKLNFDDNALFRHLRIRDLRDYDEEDPMEIEASQYDLSYIALDGNIGCMVNGAGLAMATMDIIKHYGGEPANFLDVGGGATIERVTEAFKIILSDEKVKGILVNIFGGIMKCDVIATGIITAARQVGVSVPLVVRLEGTNVEKGKQMLAESGLNIVSADGMADAAEKIVKAVNG from the coding sequence ATGAACATTCACGAGTATCAGGCGAAGGCGATCCTGCGGAATTTCGGCGTGCCGGTTCCGGAGGGACACGTGGTCTACAACAGCAATTCCGCCCGCGACTGGGCGCGGCGTCTGGGCGACGGCCCCTGGGCGGTCAAGGCCCAGATTCACGCCGGCGGCCGCGGCAAGGCGGGCGGCGTCAAGATCGCCAAGACTCCGGACGAGGTCAAGGAGATTGCCCGCAGCATGTTCGGCATGACCCTGGTCACCCACCAGACCGGTCCCGAAGGCCGGGTGGTCAAACGGGTGCTGGTCGAGGCCGGCTGCAATATCGCCGACGAATTCTACGTTTCCTTCCTGGTCGACCGCGCTACCAGCCGGGTCACCATGATGGCCTCGGCCGAAGGTGGCATGGACATCGAAGAGGTCGCCGCCAAGACCCCCGAGAAAATCTTTTTCGAGTCGATCGATCCCCTGACCGGACTGACCGGCTACCAGGCGCGCAAGGTCGCCTTCAAGCTCGGTTTCGCGCCGCCGCAGGTCAAGCAGGCGGTCCCCCTGTTCCAGAGCCTCTACAAGACTTTTGTCGAGGCTGACTGCTCGCTGCTGGAAATCAATCCGCTGGTACAGACCAAGGAAGGCAACCTGCTCTGCCTCGACGCCAAGCTCAATTTCGACGACAACGCCCTCTTCCGTCATCTGCGCATCCGCGATCTGCGCGACTACGATGAAGAGGATCCGATGGAGATCGAGGCCTCGCAGTACGATCTCTCCTACATCGCCCTTGACGGCAACATCGGCTGCATGGTCAACGGCGCCGGCCTGGCGATGGCGACCATGGACATCATCAAGCACTATGGCGGCGAGCCGGCCAACTTCCTCGATGTCGGCGGCGGCGCCACCATCGAGCGCGTCACCGAGGCGTTCAAGATCATTCTCTCCGACGAAAAGGTGAAAGGCATTCTGGTCAACATCTTCGGCGGCATCATGAAGTGTGATGTCATCGCCACCGGCATCATTACCGCGGCCAGGCAGGTCGGCGTTTCGGTGCCGCTGGTGGTTCGCCTGGAAGGGACCAATGTCGAGAAGGGCAAGCAGATGCTGGCCGAATCGGGGCTGAACATCGTCAGTGCCGACGGCATGGCGGATGCGGCGGAAAAGATCGTCAAGGCTGTCAACGGCTAA
- the sucD gene encoding succinate--CoA ligase subunit alpha encodes MSILVNKDTKVITQGITGATGLFHAQGAREYGTQMVGGVTPGKGGTTIDGFPVFDTVEQAVRETGATASVIYVPPIGAADAIMEAVDAGIELVICITEGVPVLDMVKVKRFMEGKNSRLVGPNCPGVITPEECKIGIMPGYIHKKGPVGVVSRSGTLTYEAVWQLTTRGIGQSTCVGIGGDPVNGTSHLEVLKMFEEDPETEAVIMIGEIGGDAEEQAAEFVRDHMSKPVAAFIAGATAPKGKRMGHAGAIISGGKGDAASKKAFLRECGISVADSPAEMAEALLKVWQP; translated from the coding sequence ATGAGCATTCTTGTCAATAAGGATACCAAGGTCATTACTCAGGGCATCACCGGCGCCACCGGGCTCTTTCACGCCCAGGGCGCCCGCGAATACGGCACCCAGATGGTCGGTGGCGTCACTCCCGGCAAGGGTGGTACCACCATCGACGGCTTTCCGGTATTCGATACCGTCGAGCAGGCGGTGCGCGAAACCGGCGCCACCGCCTCGGTGATCTACGTTCCGCCCATTGGTGCCGCCGACGCCATCATGGAGGCGGTCGACGCTGGCATCGAGCTGGTCATCTGCATCACCGAGGGCGTGCCGGTGCTCGACATGGTGAAGGTCAAGCGCTTCATGGAAGGGAAAAACAGCCGCCTGGTCGGTCCGAACTGCCCCGGCGTCATCACCCCGGAAGAGTGCAAGATCGGCATCATGCCCGGCTACATTCACAAGAAGGGTCCGGTCGGCGTCGTTTCCCGTTCCGGCACCCTGACCTACGAGGCGGTCTGGCAGCTGACCACCCGCGGCATCGGCCAGTCGACCTGTGTTGGCATCGGCGGCGATCCGGTCAACGGCACCAGCCATCTCGAAGTGCTGAAGATGTTCGAGGAGGATCCCGAGACCGAGGCGGTGATCATGATCGGCGAAATCGGCGGTGACGCCGAGGAGCAGGCCGCCGAGTTCGTCCGCGACCACATGAGCAAGCCGGTCGCCGCCTTCATCGCCGGTGCCACCGCCCCCAAGGGCAAGCGCATGGGTCATGCCGGCGCCATCATCTCCGGCGGCAAGGGCGATGCGGCCAGCAAGAAGGCCTTTTTGCGCGAGTGCGGCATTTCGGTCGCCGATTCGCCGGCGGAGATGGCCGAAGCGCTGCTGAAGGTCTGGCAGCCCTGA
- the hoxE gene encoding bidirectional hydrogenase complex protein HoxE, translating into MSKPLTVSSRDEDGHALRFRLIDRSLKKVQYRQDALIEVLHAAQEAFGHLDEEILDYVSLQLRLPPSWVYGVATFYNFFTLDPQGDHTCVVCLGTACYVKGAGEIVARLEEELGVKAGGTTADGRLSLMTARCLGNCSLAPMLTLDGEVLGRQTATSAFETVDRRLNDREPVKEEG; encoded by the coding sequence ATGAGCAAACCCCTGACCGTTTCGTCCCGCGATGAAGACGGCCATGCACTCAGGTTTCGGCTGATCGACAGATCGCTGAAAAAGGTTCAGTACCGGCAGGATGCCCTGATCGAGGTGCTGCACGCGGCGCAGGAGGCTTTCGGCCATCTGGACGAGGAGATCCTCGACTATGTGTCGCTGCAGCTCAGGCTGCCGCCGAGCTGGGTCTACGGGGTCGCCACCTTCTACAACTTCTTCACCCTCGATCCGCAGGGCGACCATACCTGCGTCGTCTGCCTCGGCACCGCCTGCTACGTCAAAGGCGCCGGCGAGATCGTCGCCCGTCTGGAAGAGGAGCTGGGGGTGAAGGCCGGTGGGACGACCGCCGACGGCAGGCTGAGCCTGATGACGGCGCGCTGCCTGGGCAACTGCAGCCTGGCGCCGATGCTGACCCTCGACGGCGAGGTGCTCGGCAGGCAGACGGCGACCTCGGCCTTTGAGACGGTCGACAGACGGCTGAACGACCGTGAACCGGTGAAGGAGGAAGGATGA
- a CDS encoding NuoF family protein → MNPADLAAVAEQERQRQRQLLLRIFLCYSTPCLSAGAQQVRGALEELIRERDLAVRLEIVATGCMGPCSRGPLLRLRRADGDEQIFERVTPELARAILLQALELAPPQVAPLDPDLPFFTRQTRVVLANSGWIDPERLEDSIAHGAYAALAHALHEMTPEEVCAEIKQSGLRGRGGGGYPTGVKWNLVRKAPAERKFVVANGDEGDPGAYMDRTIMESDPHRVLEGMAIAGYAVGAEQGYIYVRGEYPLAASRLAAAIRQAERRGLLGSRILDSNFNFRIDLRIGAGAFVCGEETALMKSIMGRRGQPVPRPPYPAQKGLWGFPTLINNVETYANVGPIISRGAEWFAAMGTGKSRGTKVFALCGEVVNSGLIEVEMGIRLRDIVFEIGGGLPDGGRFKAAQTGGPSGGCIPAQHLDTPVDYESLKELGSIMGSGGLIVMGEGSCMPDVAKFFMDFCMDESCGKCVPCRVGTVEMRRLLGRITDGSATMEDFATLEQLCELVRETSLCGLGMTAPNPVLNTLRYFRDEYLAHIVDRQCPAGVCNLDRIPLLKLPEHAHVLTLFKERTDAGHHPDDQ, encoded by the coding sequence ATGAACCCGGCGGATCTGGCGGCAGTGGCCGAGCAGGAGCGCCAGCGCCAGCGACAGCTGCTGCTGCGGATTTTTCTCTGTTACAGCACGCCCTGTCTTTCTGCCGGGGCGCAGCAGGTGCGAGGCGCGCTGGAAGAGCTGATCCGGGAGCGCGATCTGGCCGTCCGGCTGGAGATCGTGGCGACCGGCTGCATGGGGCCTTGCAGCCGGGGACCGCTGCTCCGGCTGCGCCGGGCCGACGGCGACGAGCAGATCTTCGAGCGGGTGACGCCGGAGCTGGCCCGGGCAATTCTGCTGCAGGCGCTGGAACTGGCGCCGCCGCAGGTTGCGCCACTCGATCCGGACCTGCCCTTTTTCACCCGCCAGACCCGGGTGGTTCTGGCCAACAGCGGCTGGATCGATCCGGAGCGGCTCGAGGACAGCATCGCCCATGGCGCCTACGCGGCCCTGGCGCACGCCCTGCACGAGATGACCCCGGAAGAGGTCTGCGCCGAGATCAAGCAGAGCGGGCTGCGCGGCCGCGGCGGCGGCGGTTATCCGACCGGGGTCAAGTGGAACCTGGTGCGCAAGGCGCCGGCCGAGCGGAAATTCGTCGTCGCCAACGGTGACGAGGGCGATCCCGGAGCCTACATGGACCGTACGATCATGGAGTCGGATCCGCACCGGGTGCTCGAGGGGATGGCCATTGCCGGCTACGCGGTCGGTGCCGAGCAGGGCTACATCTATGTGCGCGGCGAATATCCGCTCGCCGCCAGCCGTCTGGCCGCGGCGATCCGGCAGGCCGAACGGCGCGGCCTGCTGGGCAGTCGCATCCTCGACAGCAACTTCAATTTCCGCATCGACCTGCGCATCGGCGCCGGGGCGTTCGTCTGCGGCGAGGAGACCGCCCTGATGAAGTCGATCATGGGCCGGCGCGGCCAGCCGGTGCCCCGTCCGCCCTATCCGGCGCAGAAGGGGCTGTGGGGATTTCCCACCCTGATCAACAATGTCGAAACCTATGCCAACGTCGGCCCGATCATCAGCCGCGGCGCCGAATGGTTCGCCGCCATGGGCACCGGCAAGAGCCGGGGGACCAAGGTGTTCGCGCTATGCGGCGAAGTGGTCAATTCGGGACTGATCGAGGTCGAGATGGGCATCCGCCTGCGGGACATCGTTTTCGAGATCGGCGGCGGTCTGCCAGACGGCGGTCGCTTCAAGGCGGCGCAGACCGGCGGTCCGAGTGGCGGCTGCATTCCGGCACAGCACCTCGACACGCCCGTCGACTACGAGAGTCTGAAGGAGCTCGGCTCGATCATGGGCTCCGGTGGCCTGATCGTCATGGGCGAGGGCAGCTGCATGCCGGACGTGGCGAAGTTCTTCATGGATTTCTGCATGGACGAAAGCTGCGGCAAGTGCGTTCCCTGCCGTGTCGGTACCGTCGAGATGCGTCGCCTGCTCGGCCGCATCACTGACGGCAGCGCCACCATGGAAGATTTCGCCACCCTGGAGCAGCTCTGCGAGCTGGTGCGGGAAACCAGTCTCTGCGGTCTCGGCATGACCGCCCCCAATCCGGTGCTCAACACGCTCAGGTACTTTCGCGACGAGTACCTGGCCCACATCGTCGACCGGCAATGCCCGGCCGGTGTCTGCAACCTCGACCGAATTCCCCTGCTCAAGCTGCCCGAACATGCCCATGTCCTGACCCTGTTCAAGGAGAGAACCGATGCCGGTCATCACCCTGACGATCAATGA
- the hoxU gene encoding bidirectional hydrogenase complex protein HoxU produces the protein MPVITLTINDELVSARSGQSLLEAIRDHGIDLPTLCHLDGLSARGGCRLCLVEVAGSPRLLPACTTEAVEGMVVTTHNERIDRYRRMILELTFAERNHTCAVCVSNGHCELQALAAELGMDRVRYDYLNPDLGLDTSHRLFGVDHNRCLLCLRCVRVCDEVEGAHTWDVAGRGIASRVITDLNRPWGQSESCTECGKCVEVCPTGALFDKGASVGEMEKESRFLRRILDGREKRQWRR, from the coding sequence ATGCCGGTCATCACCCTGACGATCAATGATGAACTGGTCAGTGCCCGCTCCGGCCAGTCGCTGCTGGAGGCCATCCGCGATCATGGCATCGACCTGCCGACCCTCTGCCACCTCGACGGACTGAGCGCCCGCGGCGGTTGCCGTCTCTGCCTGGTGGAGGTGGCGGGCAGTCCGCGTCTGTTGCCGGCCTGCACCACCGAGGCGGTCGAGGGGATGGTCGTCACTACCCACAACGAGCGGATCGACCGCTACCGGCGGATGATTCTCGAGCTGACCTTCGCCGAGCGCAACCACACCTGCGCCGTCTGCGTCAGCAACGGCCACTGTGAGCTGCAGGCCCTGGCGGCCGAACTCGGCATGGATCGCGTGCGCTACGACTATCTCAATCCCGACCTCGGCCTCGACACCAGCCACCGGCTCTTCGGTGTCGACCACAACCGCTGCCTGCTCTGCCTGCGCTGTGTCCGGGTCTGTGACGAGGTCGAGGGGGCGCATACCTGGGACGTTGCCGGTCGCGGCATCGCCAGCCGGGTGATCACCGATCTCAACCGCCCCTGGGGACAGAGCGAAAGCTGCACCGAATGCGGCAAGTGCGTCGAGGTCTGTCCGACCGGCGCCCTGTTCGACAAGGGAGCGTCGGTCGGCGAAATGGAGAAGGAATCGCGTTTTCTGCGGCGTATTCTCGACGGGCGCGAGAAGCGCCAGTGGCGTCGCTGA
- a CDS encoding NADH-quinone oxidoreductase subunit B family protein, producing the protein MTTDKRKIRLATAWLGGCSGCHMSFLDLDELLIELAGRVDLVYGPLVDAKQFPEEVDLTLVEGAVTNVDNLQLARIIRSNSRVVVGFGDCAVTGNVTSMRNRIPVRDLLTAVYRQARAPIGEEALKDLPALLQQALPLHQAIAVDVCLPGCPPSPERIAAVVTALLDGEPVALDAAMRTFG; encoded by the coding sequence ATGACAACCGACAAGCGCAAGATCCGCCTGGCCACGGCCTGGCTCGGAGGCTGTTCCGGCTGCCACATGAGCTTTCTCGACCTCGACGAGCTGCTGATCGAGCTCGCCGGGCGGGTCGATCTGGTCTACGGGCCGCTGGTCGATGCCAAGCAGTTTCCCGAGGAGGTCGATCTGACCCTGGTCGAGGGGGCGGTCACCAACGTGGACAATCTCCAGCTGGCACGCATCATTCGCAGCAACAGCCGGGTTGTGGTCGGCTTCGGCGATTGCGCCGTCACCGGCAACGTCACCAGCATGCGCAACCGGATTCCGGTTCGTGATCTGCTGACCGCCGTTTACCGCCAGGCCAGGGCGCCGATCGGCGAGGAGGCGCTGAAGGATCTGCCGGCGCTGCTGCAGCAGGCGCTGCCCCTGCATCAGGCGATCGCCGTCGATGTCTGTCTGCCCGGCTGTCCGCCCTCGCCGGAGCGGATCGCCGCCGTCGTCACCGCCCTGCTCGACGGCGAGCCGGTCGCGCTCGATGCTGCCATGCGAACCTTTGGCTGA